The following DNA comes from Candidatus Dependentiae bacterium.
GAGAACGACGATTTTTACCTTTATCAACAGACACATTAACTTTCTGTACCTTTACATTAAATAATCTCTCAATTGCTGTTTTAACCAGCGGCTTATTCGCCTTAGGGTGCACCTTAAGCACAAGCTGTTCAAGCTTTTTATTAAGCCTATAGGCTTTATCAGATATCACCGGCCCTATGATTACATTATAAATACTTAAGTCCATTGCGCCACCATTTCTTTAAAACGATCTTGGTCTCTCTTTAAAAACAACCAATAATCACTACGCGCCATATCATAGACGTTTGGTTGATCAAAGAAGTATACATTTATACAATCAATATTCATAAAAGATGCACGAGTTAACAAGTCGTCTGAAGATATAAAGAATGCAACACGCTTACCCACCATTTTTGCATCTTTAAGCATTTTATATGCTTGAGCCGTTTTTGGTACATCACCTTGCAACTGCCAATCAGCACAACCAATTAATTTTTTATCAAGCAAATCAGATAACAAAGTGTACATTACTTTTTGCTTAATTTTTTTTGGCACTTTAAGCATTTTGATTCGCGCTTGTGGACCAAAAACAACACCACCACCTCGCCACAAAGGAGATCGCGCTGAACCAGCACGTGCCCGTCCAGTACCTTTTTGTTTCCATGGCTTTTTATTTGTGTATGCAATATCAGAACGCCCCTTGCTTCCAACCGTTCCTTGTCGTACATTTTGTAAATACACACGCACACACGTTGAGAAACTTTTAGTTGATGCTTTTTTTATAGGCGCTTTAATATCTATATCATCAGCAGAGATAAAGCTAACAATATTTTTTTTCTGCGGTGCTTTTGCATCTAATTTTTCTGTTGTCATAGTTTACCTACACTTTTCTGATAAATACAAATGATCCTGACTTACCGGGAACAGCACCTTTAACCAATACAACATTTGTTTCTGGTTCAACACGCATCACTTTCAATCCACGAATCATATGTCGCTGAAAACCCAATTGACCAGGCAATCTTTTGCCCTTAATAACTTTACCGCATGCTCTAATATGACCAATTGATCCTGGAAACCTTCCCATTTCCGTACCGTGACTCCCTGGACCACCAGCAAAGCCATGCCTTTTAACTACACCAGCAAAACCTCGCCCACGAGTTGTTCCAACAACGTCAACCAAACTACCAACTTCAAGCAATTTTTGATAATCGATAGTACTTCCAATCTCAATATCAATTTTTTTATCAGACGTTTTTAGCTCTTTTAAAGAGACAAAATATTTCTTGGGTTTTTTCAACCAAGAGTGTGAAAACGTTTGTTGTGCATAGCGGGGGCGAACATGCCCAATTTGCACAGCACGATAGCCATCACGGTCTAATGTTTTTAAACCAGTAACTACCCAATGTGCAAGATTGATAACGGTAACGGGCACCACTTTGTCTTCTGCAAATACTTGCGTCATACCAACTTTTCTACCCCAAATCCCTGTAACCATTGCATCGTCTTTCTGCATTATTTAATCTCAACATCAACACCGGACGAAATATTAAGTCGCATTAACGCATCCATTGTTTGATCTGTTGGCGATTCGATGTCCAAAATACGTCTGTGCGTTGTCAGATCAAATTGTTCTCTCGATTTCTTATCAATATGCGGCGATCTCAACACTGTAAAACACTTTTTTTTGTTTGGAAGAGGAACAGGTCCCATAAGCTGGGAACCCGTTCTTTTAACTGTCGAAACAATAAGTTTTACAGCCTTGTCCAGCAACTGATGATCATATGATTTTAACGTTAAACGAATCTTTTGTTTTTTCATCAGTTACCTAATTACTCTATAATTTCAGTTACAACACCAGAACCAACGGTTCTACCACCTTCACGAATAGCAAAACGTAACTCCTTATCCATCGCAATTGGTGCAATAAGCTCAACAGTTAACTCGACGTTATCGCCAGGCATTACCATTTCGCGACCAGCTTCAAGCTCAGTTACTGTGCCAGTCACATCTGTTGTTCTAAAGTAGAATTGTGGTCTATAACCTTTGAAAAATGGACTGTGTCGACCACCCTCCTCCTTAGTTAAAACATATACTTTACATTTAAATTTTTTGTGAGGAGTTATACTGCCTGTAGCTGCAACAACCATCCCACGTTCAATGTCATCTTTAGCAACGCCACGAAGTAATAATCCAGCATTATCACCAGCCTGACCTTGGTTCAACGTTTTTTTAAACATTTCAACACCGGTTACTACCGTTTTAATATTTTTACCAAGACCAATTACCTCAACGTTATCACCGACAACAATTTTGCCAGTTTCAATACTACCAGTTGCTACAGTACCACGACCAGCAATTGAAAATACACCTTCAATTGGCATCAAAAACGGTTTATCAATTTCGCGAACTGGCTCAGGAATATACTCATCTAAAGCATCCATCAATTTATCAATCGCTTGAGAACCAAGCTCGCTATCTTCACCTTCAAGAGCCTTAAGTGCTGATCCACGAATTACCGGAATCTTATCACCAGGAAAATCATACTTAGTTAGAAGTTCTCTGATTTCTTCTTCAACCATATCAACCATTTCTGCATCATCAACCATGTCAACTTTGTTGAGAAAAACAACAAG
Coding sequences within:
- the rplW gene encoding 50S ribosomal protein L23: MDLSIYNVIIGPVISDKAYRLNKKLEQLVLKVHPKANKPLVKTAIERLFNVKVQKVNVSVDKGKNRRSRRKIITGKTVKKAFVTLKEGYTLDLFNQASVQAQKT
- the rplD gene encoding 50S ribosomal protein L4 translates to MTTEKLDAKAPQKKNIVSFISADDIDIKAPIKKASTKSFSTCVRVYLQNVRQGTVGSKGRSDIAYTNKKPWKQKGTGRARAGSARSPLWRGGGVVFGPQARIKMLKVPKKIKQKVMYTLLSDLLDKKLIGCADWQLQGDVPKTAQAYKMLKDAKMVGKRVAFFISSDDLLTRASFMNIDCINVYFFDQPNVYDMARSDYWLFLKRDQDRFKEMVAQWT
- the rplC gene encoding 50S ribosomal protein L3 encodes the protein MQKDDAMVTGIWGRKVGMTQVFAEDKVVPVTVINLAHWVVTGLKTLDRDGYRAVQIGHVRPRYAQQTFSHSWLKKPKKYFVSLKELKTSDKKIDIEIGSTIDYQKLLEVGSLVDVVGTTRGRGFAGVVKRHGFAGGPGSHGTEMGRFPGSIGHIRACGKVIKGKRLPGQLGFQRHMIRGLKVMRVEPETNVVLVKGAVPGKSGSFVFIRKV
- the rpsJ gene encoding 30S ribosomal protein S10, with protein sequence MKKQKIRLTLKSYDHQLLDKAVKLIVSTVKRTGSQLMGPVPLPNKKKCFTVLRSPHIDKKSREQFDLTTHRRILDIESPTDQTMDALMRLNISSGVDVEIK
- the tuf gene encoding elongation factor Tu produces the protein MARDVFERKKPHLNVGTIGHVDHGKTTLTAAITKRQSEKGFAEKKDFNQIDNAPEEKARGITISTTHVEYETEKRHYGHVDCPGHADYVKNMITGAAQMDGAILVVSANDGAMPQTREHILLAKNVNVPSLVVFLNKVDMVDDAEMVDMVEEEIRELLTKYDFPGDKIPVIRGSALKALEGEDSELGSQAIDKLMDALDEYIPEPVREIDKPFLMPIEGVFSIAGRGTVATGSIETGKIVVGDNVEVIGLGKNIKTVVTGVEMFKKTLNQGQAGDNAGLLLRGVAKDDIERGMVVAATGSITPHKKFKCKVYVLTKEEGGRHSPFFKGYRPQFYFRTTDVTGTVTELEAGREMVMPGDNVELTVELIAPIAMDKELRFAIREGGRTVGSGVVTEIIE